In a single window of the Pseudogemmatithrix spongiicola genome:
- a CDS encoding prephenate dehydratase: protein MSDRARLRIAFQGELGSFSDEAIQQLYGGDVQRLPYRDFADVTASVASGVADRGVLPIENTMAGSIAGAHDAISAMPGLHVVAETVVAVHHCLLGPPTTTFEQVTSVLCHPVALAQCQQFFAENPQLEVHPSYDTAGAAMDVSKIADPAFAAVASRRAALHYDLKVLRADIEDRADNQTRFLALSRAPQPLPNGTPARTMVMVTTGDAPGSLLAVLTPLATHGVSIRRLESRPTGEPWSYRFFIEFDHQVGDERAEAVMQEIAARSASARFFGTFPRWGAGRRGSIGWSSGAISPV, encoded by the coding sequence GTGAGCGACCGCGCGCGCTTGCGCATCGCCTTCCAGGGCGAGCTGGGCTCGTTCTCCGACGAGGCCATCCAGCAGCTCTATGGCGGCGATGTGCAGCGCCTCCCGTACCGTGACTTCGCCGACGTCACGGCGTCGGTCGCGTCGGGCGTGGCCGACCGCGGCGTGCTGCCCATCGAGAACACCATGGCCGGCTCCATCGCCGGTGCGCACGACGCGATCTCCGCGATGCCGGGCCTGCACGTGGTCGCCGAAACGGTGGTCGCCGTGCACCACTGCCTCCTCGGCCCACCGACGACGACCTTCGAGCAGGTGACCAGCGTGCTTTGTCACCCCGTCGCGCTCGCCCAGTGCCAGCAGTTCTTCGCCGAGAATCCGCAGCTTGAGGTGCATCCGTCGTACGACACGGCAGGTGCGGCGATGGACGTGTCGAAGATCGCCGATCCCGCATTTGCGGCGGTCGCCAGCCGACGCGCGGCGCTGCATTACGACCTCAAGGTGCTTCGCGCCGACATCGAGGACCGCGCCGATAACCAGACGCGCTTCCTCGCACTCTCGCGCGCGCCCCAGCCGCTGCCCAACGGCACGCCGGCTCGCACCATGGTGATGGTCACCACCGGCGACGCCCCAGGCTCGCTGCTCGCCGTGCTGACACCCCTCGCCACGCACGGCGTGAGCATCCGCCGCCTCGAGTCCCGGCCCACCGGCGAACCCTGGAGCTACCGCTTCTTCATCGAGTTCGACCATCAGGTCGGTGACGAGCGCGCCGAGGCGGTGATGCAGGAGATCGCCGCACGGAGTGCGTCGGCGCGCTTCTTCGGGACCTTCCCGCGATGGGGCGCGGGCCGGCGCGGCAGCATCGGCTGGAGCTCCGGGGCAATCTCACCCGTGTGA